The Streptococcus sp. oral taxon 431 nucleotide sequence AATGATTGAGCTGGGCTCAGATAGTATTGACACATTCAAACAAGATAATCTCATTTGAACACGAGCTACAACCTGGGCAAAAAAGATAGATTTGTCTTGGAGCATCTCTCCTGCACCAAATCTCCTATTTTTGCTGGGGTTGTTACGCTCTTTGTATCATGATATTACCAAGATGCTTTTGTTACACCAGGAATTTGTCCTTTGTAAGCTAATTCACGGAAGCAAACACGGCAAAGTTTAAATTTGCGGTAAACTGAATGTGGACGACCACATTTTTCACAACGAGTATAAGCTTGAGTAGAGAACTTCGCTGGACGTTTGTTCTTAGCAATCATTGATTTTTTAGCCATTAGATTTACCTCCTATATTATTTTGCAAAAGGCATTCCAAGGCCTGTAAGCAATGCACGTGACTCTTCGTCAGTGTTAGCAGTTGTTACGATAACGATGTCAAGACCACGAGTTTTGTCAACGTCATCGAAGTTGATTTCTGGGAAGATCAATTGTTCTTTCACACCAAGTGTGTAGTTTCCGCGTCCGTCAAATGATTTTGTTGGAACACCGTGGAAGTCACGTACACGTGGAAGTGAAACTGAAACCAATTTATCCAAGAATTCGTACATACGTTCCCCACGAAGGGTAACTTTTGCACCGATCGCAACACCTTCACGAAGACGGAAGCCGGCGATTGATTTTTTAGCTTTAGTGATAAGTGGTTTTTGACCTGAGATAAGTGCTAATTCTTCAGCAGCTTTTTCAAGGCTTTTAGCGTTTGATACAGCTTCACCAACACCCATGTTCAAAACGATCTTATCTACTTTAGGAACAGCCATCACTGATGAGTAGTTGAATTGTTCTGTCAAAGCAGGAACTACTTCATTAAGATATTTTTCTTTTAAACGATTTGCCATTATACTTCTCCTTTCCTTCGTGATTAATCAAGCACTTCGCCTGATTTTTTGTTGTAGCGAACTTTTTTACCGTCTACAAATTTGTAGCCAACGCGACCAGCTACACCGTTTTTGTCCAAAACTTGAACGTTTGATACATGGATAGCTGCTTCCTTCTCGATGATACCACCTTGAGGAAGTTCGTTAGTTGGACGTTGGTGTTTCTTAACGATGTTAACACCTTCAACGATAACTTTGTTTACTTTTGGAAGGGCAGTAAGGACAACAGCTTCTGTTCCCTTATCTTTACCAGCGATTACGCGAACTTTGTCGCCTTTTTTTACAAACATTTTTTTCTCCTTTTATTCTTACGCCCAATGGGCACCCTGGCTAGGCCAGGGGACTGTGTTTGTTTGTTTTTGCTCTGTGAAAATTAAAGTACTTCTGGAGCAAGTGACACGATCTTCATGAAGCCACCTTCACGCAATTCACGTGCAACTGGGCCAAAGATACGTGTTCCGCGAGGAGTTTTATCTTCACGGATGATAACTGCTGCGTTTTCGTCAAATTTGATGTATGAACCATCAGCACGACGAGCACCTGATTTAGTACGAACGATAACTGCTTTAACAACGTCACCTTTTTTAACCGCACCACCAGGAGTAGCTTGTTTTACAGATGCCACAATAACATCACCGATGTTCGCAAATTTACGTTTAGAACCACCAAGAACTTTGATAGTCAAGATTTCGCGTGCACCGCTGTTGTCTGCGACTTTCA carries:
- a CDS encoding type Z 30S ribosomal protein S14 — its product is MAKKSMIAKNKRPAKFSTQAYTRCEKCGRPHSVYRKFKLCRVCFRELAYKGQIPGVTKASW
- the rplE gene encoding 50S ribosomal protein L5; this encodes MANRLKEKYLNEVVPALTEQFNYSSVMAVPKVDKIVLNMGVGEAVSNAKSLEKAAEELALISGQKPLITKAKKSIAGFRLREGVAIGAKVTLRGERMYEFLDKLVSVSLPRVRDFHGVPTKSFDGRGNYTLGVKEQLIFPEINFDDVDKTRGLDIVIVTTANTDEESRALLTGLGMPFAK
- the rplX gene encoding 50S ribosomal protein L24 gives rise to the protein MFVKKGDKVRVIAGKDKGTEAVVLTALPKVNKVIVEGVNIVKKHQRPTNELPQGGIIEKEAAIHVSNVQVLDKNGVAGRVGYKFVDGKKVRYNKKSGEVLD
- the rplN gene encoding 50S ribosomal protein L14, with amino-acid sequence MIQTETRLKVADNSGAREILTIKVLGGSKRKFANIGDVIVASVKQATPGGAVKKGDVVKAVIVRTKSGARRADGSYIKFDENAAVIIREDKTPRGTRIFGPVARELREGGFMKIVSLAPEVL